A stretch of Planctomycetia bacterium DNA encodes these proteins:
- a CDS encoding mRNA interferase PemK, translating into MLVPFPFSDLSQAKLRPAVVMADAGRDDWILCQVTSRPYGDDRAIAITDQDFETGGLRVPSVARPGKLLTAHAALLTAEVGRLRATAFERIRQGVVAMFA; encoded by the coding sequence GTGCTGGTGCCGTTTCCCTTCTCGGATCTCTCGCAAGCGAAACTGCGCCCGGCAGTCGTGATGGCGGACGCCGGCAGAGATGACTGGATTCTTTGCCAGGTGACGAGCAGGCCGTATGGCGACGATCGCGCCATCGCAATCACGGACCAGGACTTCGAAACAGGCGGGCTTCGCGTGCCCAGTGTCGCACGGCCCGGGAAACTGTTGACGGCTCACGCAGCACTTCTGACTGCCGAAGTCGGGCGTTTACGCGCGACCGCATTCGAACGGATTCGTCAGGGCGTCGTGGCGATGTTTGCGTGA
- the valS gene encoding valine--tRNA ligase yields MHELPKHYDHRAAQGRCRALWDAARHWHADAPGPDDRRPVFSMVIPPPNVTGALHLGHALNNTLQDVLARTRRMQGFVTLWMPGTDHAGIATQAVVEKRLLEEERLSRHDIGRDKLVARIWAWKEQYEKRILGQLRDLGASCDWDRTRFTLDEQCAAAVRTAFFRLFEKGVVRRGKRLVNWDTFLQTAVSDDEVFHEQVKGHFWHIRYDVVDPRPGEPASVTVATTRPETLLGDTAVAVHPAPAVALAAAEQALREKRAAAALKEQAGIDRELEDLAARRRDVLPGLERLAAMAAAGRQVRLPLLGRAIPLVADEWAKPEMGSGCVKITPAHDPNDYDVGLRRGLPQVNILNPDGTLNAAAGPYAGLTIQKARTKVVADLEAAGQLEQVEDRLIELAHSDRSKTPIEPYLADQWFIRMDELAQPALDAVTSGRVRIVPERYAKSYLDWLSEKRDWPVSRQLWWGHRIPIWHVAGVTEADLEEAFAGREAVAWRLDDAGGWFVCSGDESLGVDAVAGKPLVRDPDVLDTWFSSALWPHSTLGWPAATAELAAFYPTATLVTSRDILTLWVARMVILGLFDIGEIPFREVYIHPKILDRYGETMSKSKGNGVDPVDVIDTLGADALRFALAGMATETQDVRMPVDFQCPACGHLVEQTVQNRVRPRIDCPKCGKPFRTQWAAAEADLALPRGPAVSEKFESGRNFSNKLWNATRFVLMNLEGFAGKPLDAAAIAAAPLEDRWLASRLASVSRDATRAIDEYRFAEAARILYAFAWDEFCSAYLELCKPRLADPATRERAQGMLLAGIDTILRLLHPIMPFVTEEIWQHLREVAGTRRLPWDSRPLPDSIMVAQWPVPPAPWIDRSIEDRFGTFLAVVGAIREVRARQNVPPKTRVKVAIRAPRDQADLLAPLHDAVESMAAADLTAVGPDAVGAPGAAAATVRGCEVFVDLADLIDVGAEIVRLRKELEKTEGFISAKQKKLADESFAARAPAAVVAKERAQLADLEEKLAKGRATLADLETRKG; encoded by the coding sequence ATGCACGAACTGCCAAAGCACTATGACCACCGGGCGGCCCAGGGCCGCTGCCGCGCCCTGTGGGACGCCGCCCGCCACTGGCACGCCGACGCCCCCGGCCCGGACGATCGCCGGCCGGTGTTCTCGATGGTCATTCCGCCGCCGAACGTCACCGGCGCGCTGCACCTCGGCCACGCCCTCAACAACACGCTCCAGGACGTGCTCGCCCGCACCCGCCGGATGCAGGGCTTCGTGACCCTGTGGATGCCCGGCACGGACCATGCCGGGATCGCCACGCAGGCGGTGGTCGAGAAGCGGCTCCTCGAGGAGGAGCGGCTCTCGCGGCACGACATCGGCCGGGACAAGCTCGTGGCCCGGATCTGGGCCTGGAAGGAGCAGTATGAGAAGCGGATTCTCGGCCAGCTCCGTGACCTCGGGGCGAGCTGCGACTGGGACCGGACCCGGTTCACGCTCGATGAGCAGTGCGCCGCCGCCGTCCGCACCGCTTTCTTCCGGCTCTTCGAGAAGGGCGTCGTGCGGCGCGGCAAGCGGCTCGTCAACTGGGACACGTTCCTGCAGACGGCCGTCAGCGACGACGAGGTGTTTCACGAGCAGGTGAAGGGGCACTTCTGGCACATCCGCTACGACGTCGTCGATCCCCGGCCGGGCGAGCCGGCGAGCGTGACCGTGGCAACGACTCGGCCGGAGACGCTCCTCGGCGACACGGCCGTGGCCGTGCATCCGGCGCCCGCCGTGGCCCTCGCCGCCGCCGAGCAGGCCCTGCGCGAGAAGCGGGCCGCCGCGGCTCTGAAGGAACAGGCCGGCATCGACCGGGAACTCGAGGACCTGGCCGCCCGGCGCCGCGACGTGCTGCCCGGGCTCGAGCGATTGGCGGCGATGGCGGCCGCCGGCCGGCAGGTGCGGCTTCCCCTTCTCGGCCGGGCGATCCCGCTCGTGGCCGACGAGTGGGCCAAGCCGGAGATGGGCTCGGGCTGCGTGAAGATCACGCCGGCTCACGACCCGAACGACTACGACGTCGGGCTGCGGCGCGGCCTGCCGCAGGTCAACATTCTCAATCCAGACGGCACGCTCAACGCCGCCGCCGGCCCGTATGCCGGCCTGACGATCCAGAAGGCGCGGACGAAGGTCGTGGCCGACCTCGAGGCGGCCGGGCAGCTGGAGCAGGTCGAGGACCGGCTCATCGAGCTCGCCCACTCCGACCGCTCGAAGACGCCGATCGAGCCCTACCTCGCCGACCAGTGGTTCATCCGCATGGACGAGTTGGCGCAGCCGGCCCTCGATGCCGTGACGTCGGGCCGGGTGCGGATCGTTCCCGAGCGGTACGCCAAGAGCTACCTCGACTGGCTCTCGGAGAAGCGCGACTGGCCGGTGAGCCGCCAGCTCTGGTGGGGGCACCGGATCCCGATCTGGCACGTCGCCGGCGTGACCGAGGCCGACCTTGAAGAGGCGTTTGCCGGTCGCGAGGCCGTGGCCTGGCGGCTCGACGACGCCGGCGGCTGGTTCGTCTGCTCAGGAGACGAATCGCTCGGCGTCGACGCGGTTGCAGGCAAACCGCTCGTCCGTGATCCCGACGTCCTCGATACCTGGTTCTCGTCGGCGCTCTGGCCGCACTCGACGCTCGGCTGGCCGGCGGCGACGGCGGAGCTGGCCGCCTTCTATCCGACCGCGACGCTCGTCACCAGCCGCGACATCCTCACGCTCTGGGTGGCGCGGATGGTGATCCTTGGCCTGTTCGACATCGGGGAGATCCCGTTCCGCGAGGTCTACATCCACCCCAAGATCCTCGACCGCTACGGCGAGACGATGAGCAAGAGCAAGGGGAACGGCGTCGATCCGGTGGACGTCATCGACACGCTCGGGGCCGACGCGCTGCGGTTCGCCCTCGCCGGCATGGCGACGGAGACGCAGGACGTGCGCATGCCGGTCGATTTCCAGTGCCCGGCCTGCGGGCACTTGGTCGAGCAGACGGTGCAGAACCGGGTCCGGCCGCGGATCGACTGCCCGAAGTGCGGCAAACCGTTTCGCACCCAATGGGCCGCGGCGGAGGCCGACCTCGCCCTGCCGCGCGGCCCGGCGGTGAGCGAGAAGTTCGAGTCAGGGCGAAACTTTTCCAACAAGCTCTGGAACGCGACCCGGTTCGTGCTCATGAACCTCGAAGGTTTTGCCGGGAAGCCACTCGACGCTGCCGCGATCGCCGCCGCGCCGCTCGAGGATCGCTGGCTGGCGAGCCGGCTGGCGAGCGTCAGCCGCGACGCGACGCGGGCGATCGACGAGTATCGGTTCGCCGAGGCGGCGCGGATCCTCTACGCCTTCGCCTGGGACGAGTTCTGCAGCGCCTACCTCGAGCTCTGCAAGCCCCGACTCGCCGATCCGGCCACGCGGGAGCGGGCCCAGGGGATGCTGCTGGCGGGGATCGACACGATCCTGCGTCTGCTCCATCCGATCATGCCCTTCGTCACCGAGGAGATCTGGCAGCACCTGCGCGAGGTCGCCGGGACTCGTCGGCTCCCCTGGGACTCGCGGCCCCTGCCCGACTCGATCATGGTCGCACAATGGCCGGTGCCTCCGGCGCCGTGGATCGACCGGTCGATCGAGGACCGGTTCGGCACGTTCCTCGCCGTGGTCGGGGCGATCCGCGAGGTCCGTGCCCGGCAGAACGTGCCGCCGAAGACGCGGGTCAAGGTGGCGATCCGGGCGCCGCGCGATCAGGCCGACCTGCTCGCGCCCCTGCACGATGCCGTCGAGTCGATGGCAGCCGCGGATCTGACGGCCGTCGGCCCCGACGCCGTCGGAGCACCGGGGGCGGCCGCGGCCACGGTCCGGGGCTGCGAGGTGTTCGTCGATCTCGCCGACCTGATCGACGTCGGTGCGGAAATCGTCCGGCTGCGCAAGGAGCTGGAGAAGACGGAGGGGTTCATCTCGGCCAAGCAGAAAAAACTTGCGGACGAATCGTTCGCGGCGCGGGCCCCGGCGGCCGTGGTCGCCAAGGAGCGGGCGCAACTGGCGGACCTCGAGGAAAAGCTGGCCAAGGGGCGGGCCACGCTCGCCGACCTGGAGACCCGCAAGGGCTGA